The proteins below come from a single Balaenoptera musculus isolate JJ_BM4_2016_0621 chromosome 1, mBalMus1.pri.v3, whole genome shotgun sequence genomic window:
- the AGMAT gene encoding agmatinase, mitochondrial isoform X2, producing the protein MLRLLASGCARGLGGGGGARGLAPGGRARPAAGLCDPGGSRSRQASDAPRNQPPSSEFVARSVGICSMMRLPVQASPEGLDAAFIGVPLDIGTSNRPGARFGPRRIREESVLLRPANPSTGALPFQSLMVADLGDVNVNLYNLQDSCRLIREAYQKIVAAGCIPLTLGGDHTITYPILQAMAEKHGPVGLVHVDAHMDTADTALGEKLYHGTPFRRCVDEGLLDCKRVVQIGIRGSSMTLDTYRYSRSQGFLVVLAEDCWMKSLVPLMGKVRQQMGVRPIYISFDIDGLDPAYAPGTGTPEIAGLTPSQALEIIRGCQGLNVVGCDLVEVSPPYDPSE; encoded by the exons ATGCTGCGGCTGCTGGCGTCCGGCTGCGCCCGGGGcctggggggcggcgggggcgcgcGGGGCCTGGCTCCCGGGGGCCGCGCGCGTCCTGCCGCGGGGCTCTGCGACCCCGGCGGCAGCCGGAGCCGCCAGGCCTCCGACGCCCCCCGGAACCAACCTCCCAGCTCCGAGTTCGTGGCCCGGTCGGTGGGCATCTGCTCCATGATGCGGCTGCCCGTGCAGGCCTCCCCCGAGGGGCTGGATGCCGCCTTCATCGGGGTGCCGCTGGACATTGGGACCTCCAACCGGCCCGGGGCGAG ATTTGGACCCCGACGGATCCGCGAAGAATCAGTGCTGCTTCGGCCAGCCAACCCTAGCACAGGAGCTCTCCCCTTCCAGTCCCTCATGGTTGCAGACCTAGGCGATGTGAATGTCAATCTTTACAACCTTCAGGACAGCTGCCGCCTAATTCGAGAAGCCTATCAGAAAATTGTAGCAGCTGGCTGTATTCCTCTGACCTTGG gTGGAGATCACACAATCACCTATCCTATATTGCAAGCGATGGCAGAAAA GCATGGGCCTGTAGGGCTGGTGCACGTGGACGCACACATGGACACGGCGGACACGGCCCTGGGTGAGAAGCTCTATCACGGGACGCCCTTCCGCCGGTGCGTGGACGAGGGACTCCTGGACTGTAAGCGCGTGGTACAGATCGGCATCCGGGGCTCTTCCATGACCTTGGATACCTACAGATACAGCCGGAGCCAG GGCTTCCTGGTGGTCCTGGCCGAAGACTGCTGGATGAAGTCACTGGTTCCTCTGATGGGAAAAGTGAGGCAGCAGATGGGAGTCAGACCCATTTATATCAGCTTTGATATCGACGGCTTGGACCCTGCCTATGCCCCAGGGACAGGGACACCCGAAATTGCTGGTCTCACCCCTAGTCAG GCTCTGGAGATCATCCGGGGTTGTCAAGGCCTGAACGTGGTGGGTTGTGATCTTGTGGAGGTTTCACCGCCGTACGATCCTTCTG AATAA
- the AGMAT gene encoding agmatinase, mitochondrial isoform X1, with product MLRLLASGCARGLGGGGGARGLAPGGRARPAAGLCDPGGSRSRQASDAPRNQPPSSEFVARSVGICSMMRLPVQASPEGLDAAFIGVPLDIGTSNRPGARFGPRRIREESVLLRPANPSTGALPFQSLMVADLGDVNVNLYNLQDSCRLIREAYQKIVAAGCIPLTLGGDHTITYPILQAMAEKHGPVGLVHVDAHMDTADTALGEKLYHGTPFRRCVDEGLLDCKRVVQIGIRGSSMTLDTYRYSRSQGFLVVLAEDCWMKSLVPLMGKVRQQMGVRPIYISFDIDGLDPAYAPGTGTPEIAGLTPSQALEIIRGCQGLNVVGCDLVEVSPPYDPSGNTALVAANLLFEMLCVLPKVTVV from the exons ATGCTGCGGCTGCTGGCGTCCGGCTGCGCCCGGGGcctggggggcggcgggggcgcgcGGGGCCTGGCTCCCGGGGGCCGCGCGCGTCCTGCCGCGGGGCTCTGCGACCCCGGCGGCAGCCGGAGCCGCCAGGCCTCCGACGCCCCCCGGAACCAACCTCCCAGCTCCGAGTTCGTGGCCCGGTCGGTGGGCATCTGCTCCATGATGCGGCTGCCCGTGCAGGCCTCCCCCGAGGGGCTGGATGCCGCCTTCATCGGGGTGCCGCTGGACATTGGGACCTCCAACCGGCCCGGGGCGAG ATTTGGACCCCGACGGATCCGCGAAGAATCAGTGCTGCTTCGGCCAGCCAACCCTAGCACAGGAGCTCTCCCCTTCCAGTCCCTCATGGTTGCAGACCTAGGCGATGTGAATGTCAATCTTTACAACCTTCAGGACAGCTGCCGCCTAATTCGAGAAGCCTATCAGAAAATTGTAGCAGCTGGCTGTATTCCTCTGACCTTGG gTGGAGATCACACAATCACCTATCCTATATTGCAAGCGATGGCAGAAAA GCATGGGCCTGTAGGGCTGGTGCACGTGGACGCACACATGGACACGGCGGACACGGCCCTGGGTGAGAAGCTCTATCACGGGACGCCCTTCCGCCGGTGCGTGGACGAGGGACTCCTGGACTGTAAGCGCGTGGTACAGATCGGCATCCGGGGCTCTTCCATGACCTTGGATACCTACAGATACAGCCGGAGCCAG GGCTTCCTGGTGGTCCTGGCCGAAGACTGCTGGATGAAGTCACTGGTTCCTCTGATGGGAAAAGTGAGGCAGCAGATGGGAGTCAGACCCATTTATATCAGCTTTGATATCGACGGCTTGGACCCTGCCTATGCCCCAGGGACAGGGACACCCGAAATTGCTGGTCTCACCCCTAGTCAG GCTCTGGAGATCATCCGGGGTTGTCAAGGCCTGAACGTGGTGGGTTGTGATCTTGTGGAGGTTTCACCGCCGTACGATCCTTCTG GAAACACAGCCCTCGTGGCAGCTAACCTGCTGTTTGagatgctgtgtgttctccccaAAGTGACAGTCGTCTGA
- the AGMAT gene encoding agmatinase, mitochondrial isoform X3, with protein MLRLLASGCARGLGGGGGARGLAPGGRARPAAGLCDPGGSRSRQASDAPRNQPPSSEFVARSVGICSMMRLPVQASPEGLDAAFIGVPLDIGTSNRPGARFGPRRIREESVLLRPANPSTGALPFQSLMVADLGDVNVNLYNLQDSCRLIREAYQKIVAAGCIPLTLGGDHTITYPILQAMAEKHGPVGLVHVDAHMDTADTALGEKLYHGTPFRRCVDEGLLDCKRVVQIGIRGSSMTLDTYRYSRSQGFLVVLAEDCWMKSLVPLMGKVRQQMGVRPIYISFDIDGLDPAYAPGTGTPEIAGLTPSQLTHPLRQQFPKSAVEA; from the exons ATGCTGCGGCTGCTGGCGTCCGGCTGCGCCCGGGGcctggggggcggcgggggcgcgcGGGGCCTGGCTCCCGGGGGCCGCGCGCGTCCTGCCGCGGGGCTCTGCGACCCCGGCGGCAGCCGGAGCCGCCAGGCCTCCGACGCCCCCCGGAACCAACCTCCCAGCTCCGAGTTCGTGGCCCGGTCGGTGGGCATCTGCTCCATGATGCGGCTGCCCGTGCAGGCCTCCCCCGAGGGGCTGGATGCCGCCTTCATCGGGGTGCCGCTGGACATTGGGACCTCCAACCGGCCCGGGGCGAG ATTTGGACCCCGACGGATCCGCGAAGAATCAGTGCTGCTTCGGCCAGCCAACCCTAGCACAGGAGCTCTCCCCTTCCAGTCCCTCATGGTTGCAGACCTAGGCGATGTGAATGTCAATCTTTACAACCTTCAGGACAGCTGCCGCCTAATTCGAGAAGCCTATCAGAAAATTGTAGCAGCTGGCTGTATTCCTCTGACCTTGG gTGGAGATCACACAATCACCTATCCTATATTGCAAGCGATGGCAGAAAA GCATGGGCCTGTAGGGCTGGTGCACGTGGACGCACACATGGACACGGCGGACACGGCCCTGGGTGAGAAGCTCTATCACGGGACGCCCTTCCGCCGGTGCGTGGACGAGGGACTCCTGGACTGTAAGCGCGTGGTACAGATCGGCATCCGGGGCTCTTCCATGACCTTGGATACCTACAGATACAGCCGGAGCCAG GGCTTCCTGGTGGTCCTGGCCGAAGACTGCTGGATGAAGTCACTGGTTCCTCTGATGGGAAAAGTGAGGCAGCAGATGGGAGTCAGACCCATTTATATCAGCTTTGATATCGACGGCTTGGACCCTGCCTATGCCCCAGGGACAGGGACACCCGAAATTGCTGGTCTCACCCCTAGTCAG